Proteins encoded by one window of Desulfovibrio ferrophilus:
- a CDS encoding LysR family transcriptional regulator ArgP, with protein MLDYKLLEALSCVVTEGGFERAARVLHLTQSAVSQRVRLLEEQTGQILVARSTPPVPTPAGRQLLKHYRQVRILEGDLNMDANQEGSSDNGFNQTVAVAVNADSLATWFLPAVQPFIQEHQVLLDLCVDDQDETHKLLKDGDVVGCVSARSEPMQGCRVEVLGGMEYRLVATPEFARRWFPHGLTVEAVRRAPAVTFNRVDESINVILRNVFGHLPGAYPTHYVPSSEQFVTAIAGGWGYGTLPEQQSTELLATEKLVDLAPVHPMPVTLHWHCWNLDSPLLAELTRALVRGASAMLSGKLAH; from the coding sequence ATGCTCGACTACAAACTCCTTGAGGCTCTGTCCTGCGTGGTGACCGAGGGCGGATTCGAACGCGCCGCCCGCGTGCTGCATCTGACGCAATCCGCAGTTTCCCAGCGGGTCCGGCTGTTGGAGGAACAGACCGGGCAGATTCTGGTGGCCCGCTCCACACCACCTGTTCCCACCCCGGCGGGCCGGCAACTGCTCAAGCACTATCGGCAGGTCAGAATTCTGGAAGGCGATCTGAATATGGACGCCAATCAAGAGGGAAGCAGCGACAACGGATTCAACCAGACCGTGGCCGTCGCCGTGAATGCCGACAGTCTGGCCACGTGGTTCCTGCCAGCGGTACAACCGTTTATCCAGGAGCATCAGGTGCTTCTGGACCTCTGCGTGGATGATCAGGACGAGACCCACAAACTACTCAAGGATGGGGATGTGGTGGGCTGTGTCAGCGCCCGGTCCGAGCCCATGCAGGGCTGCCGGGTGGAGGTCCTGGGAGGCATGGAATACCGGCTGGTGGCCACGCCCGAGTTTGCCCGGCGCTGGTTTCCCCACGGATTGACGGTCGAGGCCGTTCGCCGTGCACCGGCCGTGACGTTCAACCGCGTGGACGAATCCATCAACGTCATTTTGCGCAACGTCTTCGGTCATCTGCCGGGTGCATACCCCACGCATTACGTCCCCTCGTCCGAACAATTCGTAACCGCCATTGCAGGCGGCTGGGGTTATGGCACCCTGCCCGAACAGCAAAGCACGGAACTGCTGGCGACAGAAAAGCTTGTGGATCTGGCTCCGGTCCATCCCATGCCCGTCACCCTGCACTGGCATTGCTGGAATCTGGACTCGCCCCTGCTGGCGGAGTTGACCCGGGCGCTGGTCAGAGGGGCATCGGCCATGCTATCGGGCAAGTTGGCTCACTAA
- a CDS encoding LysE family transporter — MMEFLGVTLFFLLGAMAPGADFAVMMKNSMLYSRKSAWLTALGIGASLMVHTTYSLLGLAVVISKSILAFTIIKYLGAAYLCWLGIRSLLEKGGGPEPCSVTREVRDLPMREAFRQGFLCNLLNPKAPLFYIALFSVILTPDTPGGIRLLYGAESVIVVTGWFLFLGTVVTNPRVKAGLSRVQGLLTKALGGMMLYFGIRLALADR, encoded by the coding sequence ATGATGGAATTTCTCGGAGTGACCCTGTTTTTTCTGCTGGGTGCCATGGCGCCCGGTGCGGATTTTGCCGTAATGATGAAAAACTCCATGCTCTACAGCCGTAAAAGCGCATGGCTAACGGCTCTGGGCATTGGCGCAAGCCTCATGGTGCACACCACTTACAGCCTGCTCGGCCTTGCCGTGGTCATCTCCAAATCCATCCTGGCCTTCACCATCATCAAGTACCTTGGCGCGGCCTATTTGTGCTGGCTCGGCATCCGTAGTCTGCTGGAAAAAGGCGGTGGACCAGAGCCTTGTAGCGTCACACGCGAAGTCAGGGACCTGCCCATGCGCGAAGCCTTTCGTCAGGGTTTTCTGTGCAACCTGCTCAACCCCAAGGCACCGCTGTTCTACATCGCTCTGTTCAGTGTGATTCTGACGCCGGACACGCCAGGTGGCATCCGCCTGCTCTATGGGGCCGAAAGCGTCATTGTGGTCACAGGCTGGTTTTTGTTCCTGGGCACCGTGGTCACCAACCCCCGGGTCAAAGCGGGCCTGTCCCGTGTGCAGGGCCTGCTGACCAAAGCTCTGGGTGGCATGATGCTCTATTTTGGTATTCGGTTGGCCCTGGCGGACAGATAA
- a CDS encoding fatty acid desaturase, with protein sequence MSILSEQSRQQRQTINTLRQALRPYARAGYGPALWQLASTLGAYLALWVLMAILVRYDLPFWLFIVPVAIAAGLLVRLFIFFHDCTHSSFLPSRRGNRIVGYLTGALTFTPFDSWGRAHLVHHGTYGDLDRRGVGDIWTLTVEEYRASPWYRRLGYRLFRNPFVFLGVGPAYQFLVLNRLYVKGQGASERRSVNITNALILVMIGIGGLTVGWKAYLLIQSAVMLTAGTLGVWLFYVQHQFEGGYWARHEEWDPLVAAMKGCSYYKLPKVLQWITGNIGLHHVHHLLPRIPNYRLQECYDEIPALQEVTPLTLRKSLKSLFLNLWDEQRQRLVSFRALRST encoded by the coding sequence ATGAGTATCCTCTCCGAGCAGTCGCGGCAGCAGCGGCAGACCATCAATACCCTGCGCCAGGCCCTCAGACCATATGCCAGAGCCGGATACGGGCCTGCCCTGTGGCAGCTTGCCAGTACCCTTGGGGCCTATCTGGCCCTGTGGGTACTTATGGCAATTCTTGTGCGCTATGATTTGCCGTTCTGGCTTTTTATTGTGCCCGTTGCCATTGCAGCCGGATTGCTGGTCCGACTGTTCATCTTCTTTCATGACTGCACTCACAGCTCGTTTCTCCCTTCCCGCCGGGGCAACCGCATCGTGGGCTACCTGACGGGGGCGTTGACCTTCACTCCGTTCGATTCCTGGGGGCGGGCACATCTGGTGCATCATGGAACGTATGGGGACCTGGACAGGCGCGGAGTGGGAGATATCTGGACCCTGACCGTAGAGGAATACAGGGCCTCTCCCTGGTACAGGCGGCTGGGATATCGCCTGTTTCGAAATCCTTTCGTGTTCCTGGGGGTGGGGCCGGCCTACCAGTTTTTGGTTCTTAACCGGCTGTATGTGAAGGGCCAGGGGGCCAGCGAGCGGCGTAGCGTGAATATCACCAATGCCTTGATTCTGGTCATGATCGGAATCGGGGGGCTGACTGTGGGGTGGAAGGCCTATCTGTTGATCCAGTCCGCAGTGATGCTGACTGCCGGCACACTGGGCGTCTGGCTATTCTATGTGCAGCACCAGTTCGAGGGTGGCTACTGGGCACGTCACGAAGAATGGGACCCGCTGGTGGCGGCCATGAAGGGCTGCTCGTACTACAAGCTGCCCAAGGTCCTGCAGTGGATCACTGGCAATATCGGGCTGCACCATGTGCATCACCTGCTGCCGCGCATCCCCAATTATCGGCTTCAGGAATGTTACGACGAGATACCCGCCTTGCAGGAGGTCACACCGCTGACCCTGCGTAAGAGCCTGAAATCCCTGTTCCTGAATCTGTGGGACGAACAGCGCCAGCGGTTGGTCAGTTTTCGCGCATTGCGTTCCACTTAG
- a CDS encoding ABC transporter substrate-binding protein, whose translation MRTMVPKLLSGVLVLAVLLSAGLAGASDAQYKDAAKKWVETEFQPSTLSKAEQMKEMAWFTKAAAPFRGMEIKVVSETIPTHEYESKVLAKAFYEITGIKVTHDLIQEGDVIEKLQIQMQSGENVFDAYVNDSDLIGTHYRYGHVVNLTDWMAGEGKDVTLPTLDIDDFMGKSFTTGPDGKLYQMPDQQFANLYWFRYDWFNRADFKKAFKAKYGYELGVPVNWSAYEDIAEFFSEDVREIDGKAIYGHMDYGKKAPDLGWRFTDAWLSMAGAGDKGIPNGKPVDEWGIRVDGCRPVGASVSRGGATNGPAAKYALRKYMDWLRKYAPPGALGMDFYQSLPSLAKGNVAQQIFWYTAFTASMVEEGTPVVNADGTPKWRMAPSPHGPYWEKGQKLGYQDCGSWTLMKSTPVDRRKAAWLFAQFCVAKTTSLKKAHVGLTPIRDSDIRDKSFTERAPKLGGLVEFYRSPARVAWTPTGTNVPDYPKLAQLWWQNIGEAVAGEVTVSTAMDNLAKEQDKILIRLERAGVQGECGPKMNPEKDEEYWLNKAGSPKAKLANEKPQGETVQYDDLIKAWREGRAN comes from the coding sequence ATGCGGACCATGGTTCCTAAACTTTTGTCGGGCGTACTCGTCCTGGCCGTTCTGCTCAGTGCAGGACTGGCTGGTGCAAGCGATGCCCAGTACAAGGACGCCGCCAAGAAATGGGTGGAGACGGAGTTCCAGCCGTCGACCTTGTCCAAGGCGGAGCAGATGAAGGAAATGGCGTGGTTTACCAAAGCCGCCGCCCCCTTCCGTGGCATGGAGATCAAAGTTGTCTCCGAAACCATCCCCACCCACGAGTACGAATCCAAAGTGCTCGCCAAGGCTTTTTATGAAATCACCGGGATCAAGGTCACCCATGACTTGATTCAGGAAGGTGACGTCATCGAGAAGCTGCAGATTCAGATGCAGTCGGGCGAAAACGTCTTTGACGCCTATGTCAATGACTCCGACCTGATCGGTACCCACTATCGCTATGGCCATGTGGTTAACCTGACCGATTGGATGGCTGGTGAAGGCAAGGACGTGACCCTGCCGACTCTGGACATTGATGACTTCATGGGCAAGAGCTTTACCACCGGCCCTGATGGCAAGCTCTACCAGATGCCTGACCAACAGTTCGCGAACCTCTACTGGTTCCGCTATGACTGGTTCAACCGTGCTGACTTCAAGAAGGCCTTCAAGGCCAAGTACGGCTATGAGCTGGGCGTGCCCGTGAACTGGTCTGCCTACGAAGATATCGCTGAGTTCTTCTCTGAAGACGTCCGCGAGATCGACGGCAAGGCCATTTACGGCCATATGGACTACGGCAAGAAGGCTCCTGACCTGGGCTGGCGTTTCACCGACGCATGGCTGTCCATGGCCGGTGCCGGCGACAAGGGTATCCCCAACGGCAAGCCCGTTGACGAATGGGGTATCCGTGTTGACGGTTGTCGTCCTGTGGGTGCCAGTGTGTCTCGCGGTGGCGCGACCAACGGCCCTGCCGCCAAGTACGCCCTGCGCAAGTACATGGACTGGCTGCGTAAATACGCCCCTCCGGGAGCCCTGGGCATGGACTTCTACCAATCCCTGCCGAGCCTGGCCAAGGGTAACGTTGCCCAGCAGATCTTCTGGTACACCGCCTTCACCGCCTCCATGGTTGAAGAAGGCACTCCCGTCGTGAACGCGGACGGTACGCCCAAGTGGCGCATGGCTCCGTCTCCCCACGGCCCGTACTGGGAGAAAGGCCAGAAGCTGGGGTATCAGGACTGCGGTTCCTGGACTCTCATGAAGAGCACCCCCGTGGATCGTCGCAAGGCTGCCTGGTTGTTTGCCCAGTTCTGCGTTGCCAAGACCACGTCCCTTAAAAAGGCTCATGTTGGCCTGACCCCGATCCGTGATTCCGACATCCGCGACAAGTCCTTCACCGAGCGCGCTCCCAAGCTGGGCGGCCTGGTGGAGTTCTATCGCAGCCCGGCCCGTGTGGCCTGGACTCCCACCGGTACCAACGTGCCTGACTATCCCAAGCTGGCTCAGTTGTGGTGGCAGAACATCGGTGAAGCCGTTGCCGGTGAAGTCACTGTGTCCACCGCCATGGATAACCTGGCCAAGGAACAGGACAAGATTCTGATTCGCCTCGAGCGCGCTGGTGTGCAGGGCGAATGCGGCCCCAAGATGAATCCTGAAAAGGATGAGGAATACTGGCTCAACAAGGCCGGTTCCCCCAAGGCCAAGCTGGCCAATGAAAAGCCCCAGGGCGAGACCGTGCAGTATGACGATCTCATCAAGGCCTGGCGCGAAGGCCGCGCGAACTAA
- a CDS encoding DUF2160 domain-containing protein: MTLEWMAWTPVTAGFFIVIVAMLIGMTIWEVASPNIERKGLLPMATTRGDRLFIGLLSSAYIHLAWLGLTEMSLWIATVLSVVFMISMMRWG, encoded by the coding sequence ATGACTCTTGAATGGATGGCCTGGACTCCGGTGACCGCGGGGTTCTTTATCGTCATCGTGGCCATGCTGATCGGGATGACCATCTGGGAGGTTGCCTCCCCCAACATCGAACGCAAGGGGCTGCTGCCCATGGCCACCACCCGTGGTGACCGCCTGTTCATCGGGCTTCTGAGCAGTGCCTACATTCATCTGGCCTGGCTGGGCCTGACGGAGATGAGCCTTTGGATTGCCACTGTCCTCTCAGTCGTGTTCATGATCAGCATGATGCGCTGGGGCTAG
- a CDS encoding carbohydrate ABC transporter permease: MKIKKKYIALGFYLLVLMLPIYWMLNMSLRTNSDIMGSFALYPHDPTLVNYMKIFGDPSWYSGYINTIIYVSINTVISLLTALPAAYAFSRFRFIGDKHVFFWLLTNRMAPPAVFLLPFFQLYSTFGLIDTHIAVALAHCLFNVPLAVWILEGFMGGVPKEIDETAFIDGYSFPRFFLTVFIPLIRAGIGVTAFFCFMFSWVELLLARTLTTTNAKPIAATMTRTVSASGLDWGLLAAAGILTIVPGALVIWFVRNHLAKGFALGRV, from the coding sequence ATGAAAATCAAGAAGAAATATATCGCACTGGGGTTCTATCTGCTGGTGCTCATGCTGCCCATCTACTGGATGCTGAACATGAGCCTGCGCACCAACTCGGACATTATGGGCAGTTTCGCCCTGTATCCCCATGATCCGACCCTGGTCAATTACATGAAGATCTTCGGGGACCCGTCGTGGTACTCGGGCTACATCAACACCATCATCTACGTCAGCATCAACACCGTGATCTCCTTGCTCACGGCGTTGCCCGCGGCTTACGCCTTTTCGCGGTTCCGCTTCATCGGCGACAAGCACGTCTTCTTCTGGCTCTTGACCAACCGCATGGCACCGCCTGCGGTCTTTCTGCTGCCGTTTTTCCAACTCTATTCGACCTTCGGACTCATCGATACTCACATCGCCGTGGCCCTGGCGCACTGCCTGTTCAACGTGCCCCTGGCGGTTTGGATTCTGGAAGGTTTCATGGGTGGCGTGCCCAAGGAGATCGACGAGACGGCCTTCATTGATGGCTACAGTTTTCCCCGTTTCTTCCTGACCGTATTCATTCCGCTGATTCGGGCGGGTATTGGCGTCACCGCGTTCTTCTGCTTCATGTTCAGCTGGGTGGAACTGCTGCTGGCAAGAACGCTGACCACCACCAATGCCAAGCCCATTGCCGCCACCATGACCCGCACCGTGAGTGCCTCGGGTCTGGACTGGGGCTTGTTGGCTGCGGCAGGCATCCTGACCATCGTGCCCGGGGCACTGGTGATCTGGTTCGTACGTAACCATCTGGCCAAGGGCTTTGCCCTGGGTCGGGTCTAA
- a CDS encoding carbohydrate ABC transporter permease, with protein MEKWENNRAWFLILPVFVIVAFSAIIPLMTVVNYSVQDIFGPGQRFFIGTEWFKAVLADTRLHDALGRQLLFSGLVLLIEMPLGILIALGMPKKGWGASLCLVLLALPLLIPWNVIGTIWIIFTRPDIGLFGATVNALGLGFDHTAHALDAWVTVMLMEVWHWTPLVALLAYAGLRAIPDAFYQAAKIDGASRWAVFRFIELPKMRGVLTIALLLRFMDSFLIYAEPFVLTGGGPGNSTTFLSIYLVKVAVGQFDLGPAAAFSLIYFLIVLLFCFLFYQALQSVGKGES; from the coding sequence ATGGAAAAATGGGAAAACAATAGGGCCTGGTTCCTGATCCTGCCTGTCTTCGTCATTGTGGCGTTTTCGGCCATCATTCCTCTGATGACGGTGGTCAACTATTCGGTACAGGACATCTTCGGCCCCGGGCAACGGTTCTTCATTGGCACCGAATGGTTCAAGGCCGTCTTGGCGGACACACGGTTGCACGACGCGCTGGGGCGCCAGTTGTTGTTCTCCGGACTGGTGCTGCTCATCGAGATGCCTTTGGGTATTTTGATCGCTTTGGGCATGCCAAAGAAGGGCTGGGGAGCGTCCCTGTGTCTGGTGCTGCTGGCATTGCCGCTGCTCATTCCATGGAACGTCATCGGCACCATCTGGATCATCTTCACCCGACCTGACATCGGATTGTTCGGGGCCACCGTCAATGCGTTGGGCCTGGGCTTTGATCATACAGCCCATGCCCTGGACGCCTGGGTCACGGTGATGTTGATGGAGGTCTGGCACTGGACGCCGCTGGTGGCGCTTCTGGCCTATGCCGGTTTGCGGGCCATTCCAGATGCCTTTTATCAGGCCGCCAAGATCGACGGCGCGTCCCGCTGGGCCGTGTTCCGTTTCATCGAACTGCCCAAGATGCGCGGGGTGCTGACCATTGCCCTGCTGCTTCGTTTCATGGACAGCTTCCTGATCTACGCCGAGCCCTTTGTGCTCACCGGCGGTGGACCGGGCAACTCCACGACGTTCCTGTCCATTTATTTGGTCAAGGTCGCCGTAGGCCAGTTCGACCTCGGTCCGGCAGCGGCATTCTCGCTGATCTACTTCCTGATCGTATTGTTGTTCTGCTTCCTGTTCTATCAGGCCTTGCAGTCCGTGGGAAAGGGGGAGAGCTAA
- a CDS encoding ABC transporter ATP-binding protein: MARIDLQEVAHSYHPNPKGPEDFVFKRIHTTWEDGGAYALLGPSGCGKTTMLNLISGLLAPSHGKILYDGRDVTHLPPEQRNIAQVFQFPVLYDTMSVYNNLAFPLRNRGVAESEIKARVGVVAEILGLSGDLDKRAAGLAADAKQKISLGRGLVRSDVAAILFDEPLTVIDPHLKWQLRRSLKEIHKEFKLTLIYVTHDQVEAMTFADQIVIMYGGELVQTGAPDELFETPEHSFVGYFIGSPGMNFMDCTLGDGVARANGSSIPVDAPYAARAAETGGALKMGIRPMYLEVHDTETPGSVPGRVTHVEDQGHCKIVTVKLGELSLKARIKDGRAIPDGACHLLFPPEKIKFFADDRLVK, translated from the coding sequence GTGGCGCGAATCGACTTGCAAGAGGTGGCACACAGCTACCACCCCAATCCCAAGGGCCCTGAGGACTTTGTCTTCAAGCGTATCCACACGACCTGGGAGGATGGCGGGGCCTATGCCCTGCTCGGCCCTTCCGGCTGTGGCAAAACCACGATGCTCAACCTGATCTCCGGCCTGCTGGCTCCGTCGCATGGCAAGATTCTGTACGATGGTCGCGATGTGACTCACCTGCCGCCCGAGCAGCGCAACATTGCCCAGGTGTTTCAGTTCCCGGTGCTGTACGACACCATGAGCGTTTACAACAATCTGGCTTTTCCCTTGCGTAACCGTGGCGTGGCGGAGTCCGAAATCAAGGCGCGTGTGGGCGTCGTGGCCGAGATCCTTGGTCTGTCCGGTGATCTGGACAAACGCGCGGCCGGCCTGGCTGCCGATGCCAAGCAGAAAATCTCGCTGGGGCGGGGACTGGTGCGCAGCGACGTGGCTGCCATTCTGTTCGACGAGCCACTGACCGTCATCGACCCGCACCTGAAGTGGCAGCTGCGCAGAAGTCTGAAAGAGATCCACAAGGAATTCAAGCTGACGCTGATCTACGTGACCCACGACCAGGTGGAGGCCATGACCTTCGCCGATCAGATCGTGATTATGTACGGCGGTGAGTTGGTCCAGACCGGTGCACCCGATGAGTTGTTCGAGACCCCGGAGCATTCCTTCGTGGGATATTTTATCGGCAGTCCTGGCATGAATTTCATGGACTGCACCCTGGGGGACGGCGTGGCCCGGGCCAATGGCTCGTCCATCCCGGTGGATGCCCCGTACGCGGCACGCGCCGCCGAGACCGGGGGCGCCCTGAAGATGGGTATCCGTCCCATGTATCTGGAGGTACATGACACCGAGACTCCGGGCAGTGTTCCGGGCCGGGTGACTCATGTGGAGGATCAGGGGCACTGCAAGATCGTGACGGTCAAGCTGGGCGAGCTGAGCTTAAAGGCCCGTATCAAGGATGGCCGCGCCATCCCTGACGGAGCGTGCCATCTGCTGTTCCCGCCCGAAAAAATCAAGTTCTTTGCCGATGACCGGCTGGTGAAATAA
- a CDS encoding ABC transporter ATP-binding protein, with protein sequence MGLRLTEINKSVDQEMHLADVSLELEAGSRYIILGRTLAGKTSLLRIMAGLDRPGTGTVLADGQDVTGVSVRKRDVAMVYQQFINYPSLTIYDNIASPLKMAGVSKAEIDRRVREVAKTLQLDPLLDRLPAELSGGQQQRTAIARALVKESHLLLLDEPLVNLDYKLREELREELQHIFKERESIVVYTTTEPTEALMMGGNVVVMDEGRILQIGKTPEVFNHPCNMKVAEVFSDPPMNFIPARIEGEQARLSACMKAPLVGALKDLGPGEYTFGVRASRVFLNQRHDSDIGLCGEVSLSEINGSETFIHVGCGRIKLVAQEDGIHKIESGSNLPMFVNPEDFYVFDGNGDILIAPSAID encoded by the coding sequence GTGGGCCTGAGACTCACAGAAATCAACAAATCCGTCGATCAGGAGATGCATCTCGCGGATGTGTCTCTTGAGCTCGAAGCGGGCTCGCGTTACATCATTCTGGGGCGAACCCTGGCAGGGAAGACTTCGCTCTTGAGGATTATGGCCGGGCTGGATCGCCCAGGTACCGGAACGGTGTTGGCCGACGGCCAGGACGTGACCGGTGTGTCCGTGCGCAAACGCGATGTGGCCATGGTCTATCAGCAGTTTATCAACTACCCCTCGCTGACTATCTACGACAACATCGCCTCCCCCCTGAAGATGGCTGGAGTGTCCAAGGCCGAGATTGATCGGCGTGTGCGTGAAGTCGCCAAGACATTGCAGCTCGATCCCCTGCTGGATCGGTTGCCCGCAGAATTGTCTGGCGGCCAGCAGCAGCGCACGGCCATTGCCCGGGCATTGGTCAAGGAATCGCATCTGCTGCTTCTGGACGAGCCTCTGGTCAACCTGGACTACAAGCTCAGAGAGGAGCTGCGCGAGGAATTGCAGCACATCTTCAAGGAACGTGAGTCCATCGTTGTCTACACCACCACCGAGCCCACCGAGGCTCTGATGATGGGCGGCAACGTCGTGGTCATGGATGAGGGCCGTATCCTGCAGATCGGCAAGACCCCCGAGGTCTTCAACCATCCGTGCAACATGAAGGTGGCCGAGGTCTTCAGCGACCCGCCCATGAACTTCATCCCCGCACGGATCGAGGGTGAGCAGGCTCGCCTGAGTGCCTGCATGAAAGCCCCGCTCGTAGGCGCCCTGAAGGACCTGGGGCCGGGCGAATACACCTTTGGCGTGCGCGCCAGCCGCGTGTTTCTCAATCAGCGGCACGATTCAGACATCGGCCTGTGCGGTGAAGTCAGCCTGAGCGAGATCAATGGCTCGGAGACGTTCATCCATGTGGGGTGCGGCAGAATCAAGCTGGTGGCCCAGGAGGACGGGATTCACAAGATCGAGAGTGGCAGTAATCTGCCCATGTTCGTGAATCCGGAAGATTTTTACGTATTTGACGGGAACGGGGATATTCTGATTGCCCCGTCCGCCATCGACTAA
- a CDS encoding DeoR family transcriptional regulator, producing the protein MSNGKHASVRRRHEQILEQLQVGGFVAVGDLAERFSVTPQTMRRDINTLAGQGLVQRFHGGVGPALSTENVAYTDRQILCREEKRRIARDMARCIPPKSSLFINIGTTTEEVARALRGHERLRVITNNLNVATILTGHANIELIVAGGVVRHRDGGIVGEAAADFIRQFKVDFGIIGISGIDADGTLLDYDYREVRAARAIIDNSRKVFLATDYTKFGRNAMVRLGHLSEIDALFTDRNPPAVLEEVMRESEVALHVAGG; encoded by the coding sequence ATTTCCAACGGCAAGCATGCGTCGGTCAGGCGTCGGCACGAACAGATTCTGGAGCAACTCCAGGTGGGGGGGTTCGTGGCGGTGGGCGATCTGGCCGAGCGGTTTTCCGTTACCCCCCAAACCATGCGTCGGGATATCAATACGCTGGCAGGCCAAGGCCTGGTGCAGCGTTTTCATGGTGGGGTAGGGCCAGCGCTCTCCACGGAAAACGTGGCCTACACCGACCGTCAAATTCTGTGCCGTGAGGAAAAACGGCGTATTGCCCGCGACATGGCCCGCTGCATCCCACCCAAGTCATCCCTGTTCATCAATATTGGCACCACCACCGAGGAAGTGGCCCGCGCGTTGCGAGGTCATGAACGTTTGCGAGTGATCACAAACAACCTGAACGTGGCAACAATTTTGACCGGACACGCAAATATCGAACTGATTGTGGCCGGAGGGGTGGTTCGCCACCGTGACGGTGGCATCGTGGGTGAGGCCGCTGCGGATTTCATCCGTCAGTTCAAGGTTGATTTCGGGATCATCGGCATCAGTGGCATCGATGCCGATGGCACACTGCTGGACTACGACTATCGTGAAGTCCGGGCGGCCAGGGCGATCATCGATAATTCGCGCAAGGTCTTTCTGGCCACGGACTATACCAAGTTTGGGCGTAACGCCATGGTCCGTCTCGGACATCTGTCCGAGATTGACGCATTGTTTACGGATAGAAATCCTCCGGCGGTCCTGGAGGAGGTTATGCGGGAATCGGAGGTTGCGCTGCACGTTGCGGGTGGGTGA